In one bacterium genomic region, the following are encoded:
- a CDS encoding tetratricopeptide repeat protein, which yields MQKIVTLYMVFIAAIFLLRFLYTKNMQNRFLSLLFDATGPKDDVRSMTKKELYKSALQFGIIGACLLLVFLSLSYKTLFDSNIPLGIIWFASLILSIGFFIKGLTLLIVGLLRRKNYIPLQTMSKGQIINLYTNQKELGWTKENREQFIKLLNTFKWTKYNRRFFLREYETHVYRILDAPEGIGQEDLLNDITVELEMFIENKGEDSGLYYLKALAYYFTEYWEKAAECYQKALEIDYKNLKSWAGVIACFFNLEKYNEATQKISEALKKGIIKPRLRKAILILLDAEDIDKIWPKAEIEIPWKQVIKVELWRILVILFSIIIVCFIGITTVRHKRASEWYDKGWTLGNLGKYEEALEAYDKATILNPNSAVAWCNKAWVLGNLGGYREALECCNKAIRIDSSNEYVWGIKGWVLGNLNRHKDAIKACNKALSINSDDADALCTKGWALYNIGQYEEALKISDKAIDIKPNFVDAWNNKGWILYTVGQYKEAIEAYEKTISINPNFVKAWHNKGLALDKIGKHKEALEAYKRAEELGYKIAPQK from the coding sequence ATGCAAAAAATAGTTACTTTATATATGGTATTTATCGCAGCAATTTTTTTATTACGCTTTCTTTATACGAAAAACATGCAAAACCGATTTTTGTCACTATTGTTTGATGCAACTGGTCCAAAAGATGACGTAAGAAGTATGACCAAAAAGGAACTCTATAAATCAGCATTGCAATTTGGAATAATAGGCGCATGTCTTCTTCTTGTGTTTCTTTCTCTTTCCTATAAAACCCTTTTTGATTCTAATATACCTCTCGGAATTATTTGGTTTGCGTCTTTAATTTTATCTATAGGTTTTTTTATTAAAGGGTTAACTTTATTAATCGTAGGATTGCTTCGCAGAAAAAATTATATTCCGTTACAAACGATGTCAAAAGGGCAGATAATAAACTTATATACAAACCAGAAAGAATTAGGATGGACAAAAGAAAACAGAGAACAATTTATAAAATTGTTAAATACTTTCAAGTGGACAAAATATAATAGAAGATTTTTCCTGAGAGAATATGAAACCCATGTATACCGGATACTTGATGCTCCGGAAGGAATAGGGCAAGAAGATTTACTTAATGATATAACGGTAGAACTGGAAATGTTTATAGAAAATAAAGGAGAGGATTCGGGGTTATACTATCTCAAAGCTCTTGCTTACTATTTTACTGAATACTGGGAAAAAGCTGCGGAATGCTACCAAAAGGCATTGGAAATTGATTATAAGAACTTAAAATCGTGGGCAGGTGTAATAGCTTGTTTTTTTAACTTAGAAAAATACAATGAAGCAACCCAAAAAATATCAGAAGCACTAAAAAAAGGAATAATAAAACCAAGGTTAAGAAAAGCGATATTAATCCTTCTGGATGCTGAAGATATTGACAAAATATGGCCCAAGGCTGAAATAGAAATCCCATGGAAACAGGTTATAAAGGTAGAGTTATGGAGGATTCTGGTAATCCTTTTTTCAATAATTATAGTTTGTTTTATAGGAATTACAACAGTTCGGCATAAGAGGGCAAGTGAATGGTATGACAAGGGATGGACGCTTGGCAATCTCGGCAAGTATGAAGAAGCATTGGAAGCGTATGATAAAGCAACAATTTTAAACCCTAATTCTGCAGTTGCATGGTGCAACAAAGCATGGGTTCTCGGTAATCTCGGCGGATATAGGGAAGCATTGGAATGTTGTAATAAAGCGATACGCATAGATTCTAGCAATGAATATGTATGGGGCATCAAAGGTTGGGTACTTGGTAACCTTAACCGACATAAAGATGCGATAAAAGCATGCAATAAAGCACTAAGTATAAATTCTGATGATGCAGATGCCTTGTGTACTAAAGGTTGGGCGCTTTATAATATTGGACAGTATGAGGAAGCATTGAAAATATCTGATAAAGCAATAGACATAAAACCTAATTTTGTAGACGCATGGAATAACAAAGGTTGGATACTTTATACTGTCGGCCAATATAAGGAAGCGATAGAAGCATATGAAAAAACGATAAGTATAAACCCTAATTTTGTAAAAGCTTGGCATAACAAAGGTTTGGCGCTTGATAAGATTGGCAAACACAAAGAAGCATTGGAAGCTTACAAAAGAGCTGAAGAATTGGGATATAAAATCGCCCCCCAAAAATAA
- a CDS encoding UvrB/UvrC motif-containing protein — MLCDLCHKEVAVIHWAVVINNTKTDLHLCETCAVKRGLISPEGIKLKELLPLIPHTPEVDNIKCTKCGLTIDDFRETSRLGCPNCYIDFAAILIPLLRHIHGSIEHIGKKMKTSKTSLPKKSDSEIKMLHTIFKEQLKESIAKENYEKAALIRDEIKKLDIE; from the coding sequence ATGCTTTGCGATTTATGTCATAAGGAAGTTGCCGTTATACATTGGGCGGTTGTCATAAACAACACCAAGACCGACCTCCATTTATGCGAAACTTGCGCAGTCAAGAGAGGGCTTATATCTCCGGAAGGTATAAAATTAAAGGAATTATTGCCTTTAATCCCGCATACCCCAGAGGTAGACAATATTAAATGCACCAAGTGCGGATTGACCATAGATGATTTTCGTGAGACTTCCAGGTTAGGGTGCCCAAATTGTTATATTGATTTTGCGGCGATCTTAATCCCTTTATTGAGGCACATTCACGGCAGTATAGAACACATTGGTAAAAAGATGAAAACCTCAAAAACGTCTTTGCCTAAAAAATCGGATTCGGAAATTAAAATGTTACATACTATTTTCAAGGAACAACTTAAAGAATCCATAGCAAAAGAGAACTACGAAAAAGCGGCTCTCATAAGAGACGAAATTAAAAAATTGGATATAGAATGA
- a CDS encoding FlgD immunoglobulin-like domain containing protein, with amino-acid sequence MGLMLLFINTVSTSLTRPPFGHNMGYNRATPFELKMMLGKSISFHDPQCIAACKLDASDNPKTEDDDDELTVYCTNSWADQIVYNVALKKVKTYGKLGLGIGEFWNPMGITANTQGDLYVADLGNNRIVRLKDDIDSLRWITTIGHFGTNKGEFDRPYDVAIDSYKRIWVTDKGNNRIQIFNDSSQFVKEITGLILPTGIAVVDEEEPWARHKNNFFVVIDGNGRRIQKFDLDGKLLAKAEFQLLKLDSAYFKSVAIDYIGNIWVTDKTNRCVHKFDRFLRYLDKVELQDAPRGIGIWRRYGQVFIVSREAIDYYWIGVDGYIEGCYPKIFDSKEKGVTISIYITDPAIVTSKIYDSHNKPVRDFISDYTEEAFENNIVWDGKDNSGNPVKPGEYKIEMILEPTYSSRGFFKKILQTSITAK; translated from the coding sequence ATGGGATTAATGCTTTTATTTATTAACACGGTTTCTACTTCTCTCACTAGACCTCCCTTCGGACATAATATGGGTTACAATAGAGCAACTCCCTTTGAATTAAAAATGATGTTGGGAAAATCTATTTCTTTCCATGACCCTCAATGCATTGCCGCATGCAAATTAGACGCTTCCGATAATCCTAAAACCGAAGATGATGATGACGAACTTACCGTGTATTGCACAAACTCTTGGGCTGATCAAATAGTATATAATGTCGCTCTGAAGAAAGTGAAAACTTACGGCAAACTCGGTCTTGGAATTGGTGAGTTTTGGAATCCTATGGGAATAACGGCAAATACGCAGGGAGACCTTTATGTCGCGGATTTAGGCAATAACCGTATAGTAAGACTAAAAGACGATATAGATTCTTTGCGATGGATAACGACAATAGGACACTTTGGCACAAATAAAGGCGAATTTGACCGCCCTTACGATGTGGCAATCGATTCTTATAAAAGAATATGGGTCACGGATAAAGGTAACAACAGAATACAAATATTCAACGATAGCAGCCAATTCGTAAAAGAAATAACGGGATTGATTCTCCCTACCGGCATTGCCGTTGTAGATGAAGAAGAACCATGGGCGCGCCATAAAAATAATTTTTTTGTAGTTATTGATGGTAACGGAAGAAGAATACAAAAATTTGACCTTGACGGAAAACTATTGGCAAAAGCAGAATTCCAGCTTCTTAAGCTTGACAGCGCTTATTTCAAGTCCGTAGCAATTGATTATATCGGAAATATCTGGGTAACCGATAAAACAAACCGTTGTGTCCATAAATTTGACAGATTTTTGAGATACCTTGATAAAGTTGAACTGCAAGATGCCCCAAGAGGAATTGGAATCTGGAGACGATACGGACAGGTTTTTATAGTAAGCCGTGAAGCTATTGATTACTACTGGATTGGAGTTGATGGATACATAGAAGGGTGCTATCCTAAAATCTTTGACAGCAAGGAAAAAGGCGTAACTATATCAATCTACATAACAGACCCGGCAATAGTAACTTCTAAAATATACGACTCGCATAATAAACCTGTAAGAGACTTCATAAGTGATTATACGGAAGAAGCCTTTGAAAACAATATAGTATGGGATGGTAAAGATAATTCAGGCAACCCGGTAAAACCCGGCGAATATAAAATTGAAATGATACTTGAACCTACTTATTCTTCACGTGGATTTTTTAAGAAAATACTTCAAACATCCATAACCGCTAAGTAA
- a CDS encoding ABC transporter permease: MKTEFFIARRHITRSGGAFRKMVSVISIGGVALGVGAMLIVMAVENGFHKSLKDRILTSTPHVVVMRFHHELIPGYKAIISKIKRMEGIKTVEPFISEKGILKNADEQEGAMIRGIDKTEKIPGLTGGRDGLILGSILAASLSVTVGDSVTLFSIAANSSRIKTKRYVVSGIFEGGLYEYNSALAYMPLEETQKFFEIGDQITGLEIEINNIYKAPEIAKRINTGIGFPYYATHWIEMNTNLFAALKLEKTAMFILLLLITIVACFGICVTLIMLIIQKTREIGVLRAMGASAGMIKRTFMLEGVLIGTTGTIIGVIIGFVVSYLLSKYKFIDLPPGVYGVDTLPVYMRFMDFIIVSFGAIFISFITSLYPATRAAKLLPAEAIRYE; this comes from the coding sequence ATGAAAACTGAATTTTTTATTGCGCGACGCCATATTACGCGGTCGGGCGGCGCATTCAGAAAAATGGTATCCGTTATTTCAATTGGCGGGGTGGCTCTTGGCGTAGGCGCTATGCTTATAGTAATGGCGGTAGAAAATGGTTTTCATAAAAGCTTAAAAGACAGGATACTTACTTCGACTCCACACGTAGTAGTGATGAGGTTTCACCACGAATTAATCCCGGGATACAAAGCAATAATATCCAAAATAAAAAGGATGGAAGGAATAAAAACCGTTGAGCCTTTCATATCGGAAAAAGGAATACTGAAAAACGCGGATGAGCAAGAAGGGGCTATGATTAGAGGGATAGATAAAACGGAAAAAATCCCGGGTCTAACAGGCGGAAGAGACGGTTTAATTCTGGGAAGTATTCTTGCGGCTTCGTTGTCGGTAACAGTAGGAGACAGCGTTACTTTGTTTAGTATAGCGGCAAACAGCTCCAGAATAAAAACAAAACGGTATGTAGTTTCGGGAATATTTGAGGGCGGATTATACGAATATAATTCTGCTCTTGCTTATATGCCGTTAGAAGAAACACAGAAGTTTTTTGAAATCGGAGACCAGATAACGGGTCTAGAAATTGAAATCAATAACATATATAAAGCTCCCGAGATAGCCAAAAGAATCAATACGGGAATAGGGTTCCCTTATTATGCTACTCACTGGATAGAAATGAATACGAATCTATTCGCCGCATTAAAATTAGAAAAAACGGCAATGTTTATATTGCTTTTATTGATTACCATAGTGGCGTGTTTTGGTATTTGCGTGACTCTGATAATGCTTATTATACAGAAGACAAGGGAAATTGGAGTCTTAAGAGCTATGGGCGCAAGCGCAGGAATGATAAAAAGGACTTTTATGTTAGAGGGCGTTTTAATCGGAACAACTGGAACGATAATAGGCGTTATAATTGGATTCGTAGTTTCATATTTACTTAGCAAATATAAATTTATTGATCTTCCGCCCGGTGTTTATGGAGTGGATACACTTCCCGTTTATATGAGATTTATGGATTTTATTATCGTTAGTTTCGGGGCGATTTTTATATCATTTATCACATCACTTTACCCGGCAACAAGGGCGGCAAAACTTTTACCCGCCGAAGCCATAAGATATGAATGA
- a CDS encoding DUF4159 domain-containing protein: MFIIIGFLVAYNLNLARVKYEGGDWYNDPSSLKNLAAGLNARTTINTNPEETVVSLMDKTIFDYPFLFLTGHGNIKLSNLEIENLKTYLINGGFLYVDDDYGIDSSFRQEIEKAFPSLEFEELAYSHPVYHSFYDFTYLPKIHKHNGKTPKCYGMFYQGKLVILYTYETNISDGWADESVHKDPEIKREEAFKFGINILVYAMTQ, from the coding sequence ATGTTTATTATTATTGGATTTCTTGTCGCTTATAACTTAAATCTTGCACGGGTTAAATACGAAGGCGGCGACTGGTATAATGACCCGTCATCATTGAAGAATCTGGCTGCGGGACTGAACGCCCGAACTACCATTAACACAAATCCCGAAGAAACGGTCGTATCTTTAATGGATAAGACAATATTTGATTATCCGTTTTTGTTCCTTACGGGACACGGAAATATAAAATTATCAAATTTAGAAATAGAAAACTTAAAGACATACCTTATCAATGGTGGATTTCTTTATGTAGACGATGATTACGGGATAGACTCAAGTTTCAGGCAGGAAATCGAAAAAGCATTCCCATCTCTTGAATTTGAAGAATTGGCTTATTCGCACCCGGTTTATCATTCTTTTTATGATTTTACTTATTTACCCAAAATTCATAAACATAATGGAAAAACACCTAAATGTTACGGGATGTTTTACCAGGGGAAACTTGTTATATTATATACTTATGAAACAAACATTTCGGACGGTTGGGCAGATGAATCCGTTCATAAAGACCCCGAGATAAAAAGAGAAGAGGCTTTCAAGTTCGGAATAAATATACTAGTTTATGCAATGACTCAATGA
- a CDS encoding ABC transporter ATP-binding protein, protein MNEILSAINISKNYKEGKEVEVLKELNLEVATAEMIVIMGPSGSGKTTLINILGGIDKPSAGKVLLDGIDIFAHTDTELSKIRNQKIGFVFQFHQLLPEFTVIENLKLASMLGNTIQKESFYLELLKNVGLEGKEARIPAKLSGGERQRVGVARALVNTPSIVLADEPTGNLDTETSEELHKLFAKLNREHQVTFVISTHKEAIAKLGTRVFTLDSGKLRQI, encoded by the coding sequence ATGAATGAAATTCTAAGCGCAATAAATATTTCCAAAAACTATAAAGAAGGAAAAGAAGTAGAAGTCTTGAAAGAGCTAAACCTCGAGGTAGCAACTGCCGAGATGATTGTGATTATGGGACCGTCGGGTTCGGGCAAAACGACTTTAATAAACATTCTCGGTGGGATTGATAAGCCGAGTGCAGGAAAAGTTTTGCTTGACGGGATTGATATTTTTGCGCATACGGATACGGAACTGTCAAAAATAAGAAACCAAAAAATAGGTTTTGTGTTTCAGTTTCACCAGTTATTGCCTGAGTTTACCGTCATTGAGAATTTGAAATTGGCATCAATGCTCGGAAATACTATACAAAAAGAATCGTTTTATCTGGAGCTGCTTAAAAATGTCGGGCTTGAGGGAAAAGAGGCGCGTATCCCCGCAAAACTATCCGGAGGAGAAAGACAAAGAGTAGGTGTAGCAAGAGCGCTGGTAAACACTCCCAGCATCGTTCTCGCGGATGAACCAACGGGAAATCTTGATACGGAAACAAGCGAAGAACTGCATAAATTATTTGCCAAACTCAACCGTGAACACCAGGTAACTTTCGTAATTTCTACTCATAAAGAAGCGATTGCAAAATTAGGAACAAGAGTGTTTACATTAGATTCCGGCAAATTAAGACAAATATAA
- a CDS encoding HAD family hydrolase produces MLKLVSFDCWSTLICFDKESLVKMRHIRAKDFQAILSGYGYELEEKNIQSVIKDSRKELDDIRSKTNKEFNTEETVGLILSKLKIDNKETIFGELKKKLVEVYSGSIESMDLKVQPGTIEIFDSLKAKKIKIGLLSNTEHGDTEEKLLEKFDIAKYFDSIIFSCYFGLGKPAPEIFNKLLSELKVSPSEAVHIGDRMIDDVFGAQNAGMKAIYLKPPIDYKGEKFVEPDATIENFFQLPSALDKLFGN; encoded by the coding sequence ATGTTAAAACTAGTTAGCTTCGATTGCTGGTCCACACTTATATGTTTTGACAAGGAAAGTCTTGTTAAAATGAGACATATAAGAGCAAAGGATTTTCAAGCTATTCTATCCGGGTATGGTTATGAATTAGAGGAAAAAAATATACAATCCGTTATAAAAGATTCGAGGAAAGAACTGGACGATATCCGTTCCAAAACAAACAAAGAGTTTAACACAGAAGAGACGGTAGGATTAATTTTGAGTAAGCTTAAAATAGATAATAAAGAAACAATCTTTGGGGAATTAAAAAAGAAGCTTGTGGAAGTTTATTCGGGGTCGATAGAGTCAATGGATTTAAAGGTACAACCGGGAACCATAGAAATATTTGATAGTTTAAAAGCAAAGAAGATTAAAATCGGATTATTGTCAAATACCGAACATGGAGATACGGAGGAGAAGCTATTAGAGAAATTCGACATAGCTAAATATTTTGATTCAATAATATTTTCTTGTTATTTTGGATTAGGAAAACCGGCGCCGGAAATATTTAATAAGTTATTATCGGAATTAAAAGTAAGTCCTTCGGAAGCCGTTCATATAGGGGATAGGATGATAGATGATGTTTTCGGAGCCCAAAATGCCGGAATGAAAGCGATTTATTTAAAACCGCCCATTGATTATAAAGGGGAAAAATTTGTTGAACCGGATGCAACGATAGAGAATTTTTTTCAGTTGCCTTCAGCGTTGGATAAGTTATTTGGAAATTAA
- the nadC gene encoding carboxylating nicotinate-nucleotide diphosphorylase, with amino-acid sequence MNLNPMIKIALQEDLGSGDVTTKLTVSPNIKGKAVITAKENGVMAGGIVVEKIFKTIDKNIKYKQFVSEGTKFKKGEDVCKIEGKLCSILQGERTALNFLSILSGIASLTNKFVEKVKPTKVKILDTRKTLPGLRELSKYAVKCGGGKNHRKGLWDMILIKDNHIEASGGIGKAIYKIQDTRCKMQDTRCKIQGTRLKTEIEVKNLSELKIALGSKIDRIMLDNMDVKGMREAVKLARKVNPKIELEASGGVNLENVYDIAKTGVDYISVGAITHSAKAIDFSLNVEMEKSK; translated from the coding sequence ATGAACTTAAACCCGATGATAAAAATAGCTCTTCAGGAAGATTTGGGAAGCGGGGACGTCACGACAAAACTAACCGTATCCCCAAACATTAAAGGGAAAGCAGTCATAACCGCAAAAGAAAACGGAGTAATGGCAGGCGGAATTGTAGTTGAAAAAATATTCAAAACAATAGACAAAAACATAAAATATAAACAGTTCGTATCCGAGGGAACAAAATTCAAAAAAGGCGAAGACGTTTGTAAAATAGAGGGGAAACTGTGTTCAATACTTCAGGGTGAACGGACTGCGTTAAACTTTTTAAGCATATTATCGGGGATTGCGAGTCTGACAAATAAGTTTGTTGAAAAAGTAAAACCTACGAAAGTTAAAATTCTTGATACACGTAAAACTTTGCCCGGCTTAAGGGAATTATCGAAATATGCAGTCAAATGCGGCGGCGGGAAAAACCACAGGAAAGGATTGTGGGATATGATTTTGATAAAGGATAACCATATAGAAGCATCGGGAGGAATAGGGAAAGCGATTTACAAGATACAAGATACAAGATGCAAGATGCAAGATACAAGATGCAAGATACAAGGCACAAGATTAAAAACGGAAATTGAAGTAAAAAATTTAAGTGAATTAAAGATTGCGTTAGGTTCAAAAATAGACAGGATAATGTTGGACAATATGGATGTCAAAGGGATGAGAGAAGCCGTAAAATTAGCGCGGAAGGTAAACCCGAAAATAGAGCTCGAAGCTTCGGGTGGAGTAAACCTTGAGAATGTTTACGATATAGCAAAAACGGGAGTGGATTATATTTCCGTCGGCGCAATTACCCATTCCGCAAAAGCAATAGATTTTAGTTTGAATGTGGAAATGGAGAAGAGCAAATAA
- the lysS gene encoding lysine--tRNA ligase, translating into MFNTEQELVRIKKLEDLRARNINPYPYKFEISHTVADIRKDPAGLIAQGTVVTSAGRLMAIRGHGKSSFGNILDGTGKIQIYFKADTLGEKYELLQLLDIGDFIGVTGQIFETHTKEITIVVSDFSFLAKSLHPLPEKWHGIQDIEMRYRKRHLDLIMNHEVKEVFHTRAKLMYNIREFLNKKGFVEVETPVLQPVYGGGFAEPFKTVYNALGQEVYLRISDELYLKRLVIGGFDKVYEFGKDFRNEGMDRSHNPEFTQLELYQAYADYNDMMNLVEELFKTLSEGKEIEYQGQVINFSLPWKKIAFFDAIKEYSGFDLKNSTKEELAKLATEKGITISKDYHRGKLLEAFFDEFVEPKLINPTFIIDYPKDISPLAKEHRADPTLVERFEPFIAGIEIGNAFSELNDPLEQLKRFTAQSGFREKGDFEAQPTDEDFIEAMSYGMPPTGGLGLGIDRITMFFTNSHSIKDVLLFPHMKTDKGDVPQNNLNEKSKD; encoded by the coding sequence ATGTTTAACACAGAACAAGAACTGGTAAGGATTAAGAAACTTGAGGACTTAAGAGCGCGAAACATAAATCCTTATCCTTACAAATTTGAAATAAGTCATACCGTCGCCGATATCAGAAAAGACCCCGCGGGACTTATAGCCCAGGGAACAGTAGTAACATCCGCCGGCAGACTTATGGCGATTCGCGGACACGGAAAATCAAGCTTCGGAAACATCCTTGACGGAACAGGAAAAATCCAAATATACTTCAAAGCGGATACGTTGGGCGAAAAATACGAATTACTCCAACTTCTCGACATAGGCGATTTCATCGGCGTAACGGGACAGATATTCGAAACACATACCAAAGAAATAACCATAGTCGTCAGCGATTTTTCTTTTCTTGCAAAGTCTTTGCATCCGCTTCCCGAAAAATGGCACGGTATCCAGGACATAGAAATGCGCTACCGCAAACGACATTTAGATCTTATTATGAACCACGAAGTTAAAGAGGTCTTCCATACGAGAGCTAAATTAATGTATAATATTCGCGAGTTTTTAAACAAAAAAGGATTCGTTGAAGTCGAAACTCCTGTCCTCCAACCCGTATACGGAGGCGGTTTCGCAGAGCCTTTTAAAACGGTTTATAACGCGCTCGGGCAGGAAGTGTATTTAAGAATTTCCGATGAGCTTTACCTGAAACGTCTTGTCATAGGCGGATTCGATAAAGTATATGAATTCGGAAAAGATTTCCGGAACGAAGGTATGGACAGGTCGCATAACCCGGAATTCACTCAATTAGAACTATACCAGGCTTACGCCGATTATAACGATATGATGAATTTGGTTGAAGAGTTATTCAAGACATTATCCGAAGGCAAAGAAATAGAATATCAGGGACAGGTTATAAATTTTAGTCTCCCCTGGAAAAAGATAGCTTTCTTTGATGCGATTAAAGAATACTCGGGGTTTGATTTGAAAAACAGTACCAAGGAAGAACTTGCCAAACTGGCAACGGAAAAAGGAATAACCATTTCCAAAGACTATCATCGAGGCAAATTACTGGAAGCTTTTTTTGATGAGTTCGTTGAACCGAAACTTATAAACCCGACTTTTATAATTGATTATCCGAAAGATATTTCTCCGCTCGCAAAAGAACATAGGGCAGACCCAACGTTAGTTGAACGGTTTGAACCGTTTATTGCGGGAATAGAAATAGGGAACGCATTTTCCGAGTTGAATGACCCGTTAGAACAGTTGAAAAGATTTACTGCGCAAAGTGGTTTCAGGGAGAAAGGGGATTTTGAAGCCCAGCCCACGGATGAAGATTTCATAGAAGCGATGAGTTACGGGATGCCCCCGACAGGCGGGTTAGGATTGGGAATAGACAGGATAACGATGTTTTTTACGAATTCGCATTCCATAAAAGATGTGTTGTTGTTCCCGCATATGAAGACGGATAAGGGAGATGTGCCACAAAACAACCTTAACGAAAAAAGCAAAGATTAA